The Natrinema salaciae genome contains a region encoding:
- a CDS encoding helix-turn-helix domain-containing protein codes for MKRVRITLRPRGDYAPTIYERLAGGASYLERARIVNWNVSTPPTAFLFRLEGEYERFERVLDESEMVSAYELLPITDRSCYCFFEGTVSPAARSLFENFTRGSLMTVPPIECNEDGSTTYTIVGTEADIQAAVDGVPDAVGVTVEAVGGKRVAPDSVVGRLSPRQRDAVETALELGYYDVPRDATSEDVADELDCATATAAEHLQKAESAVMASLFEP; via the coding sequence ATGAAACGCGTTCGAATAACGCTGCGTCCGCGGGGCGACTACGCCCCGACGATATACGAACGGCTGGCGGGCGGCGCGAGCTACCTCGAGCGAGCCCGGATCGTTAACTGGAACGTTTCGACACCGCCGACGGCGTTTCTGTTCCGGCTCGAGGGCGAGTACGAGCGGTTCGAACGCGTGCTCGACGAGAGCGAGATGGTCTCGGCGTACGAACTGCTCCCGATTACGGATCGGTCGTGTTACTGCTTTTTCGAGGGCACCGTGTCGCCGGCCGCGCGCTCGTTGTTCGAGAACTTCACGCGGGGAAGCCTGATGACGGTCCCGCCGATCGAGTGCAACGAAGACGGGAGCACCACGTACACGATCGTCGGAACGGAGGCGGACATTCAGGCCGCAGTCGACGGCGTTCCCGACGCGGTTGGCGTCACCGTCGAGGCAGTCGGGGGGAAGCGGGTCGCCCCCGATAGCGTCGTCGGTCGACTGTCTCCCCGGCAGCGGGACGCGGTCGAAACCGCCCTCGAACTCGGCTACTACGACGTGCCCCGCGACGCGACGAGCGAGGACGTCGCCGACGAGCTGGACTGTGCGACCGCGACCGCGGCGGAGCACCTCCAGAAAGCCGAGTCCGCGGTGATGGCGTCCCTGTTCGAGCCGTGA
- a CDS encoding formate/nitrite transporter family protein, whose protein sequence is MSNPDQERTDHDPPNQEQQRAREPPEQEQVREAVERSRSGAPAVGAVVRDRFSADEVFQRIVAAADEEVTSGSRELFFSGIAAGFAISITVLLYASLYGSTDGHPILSALLYPLGFVYIIIGGYQLYTENTLPPVALTLERIASLPALLRHWSIVLAGNFTGGLIGAAVLAWGGVFSPEAAEAAMHLGTHGPETPWWDLFFKAAFAGLIVAGVVWVEYSARETIARIVIVYMAFLAIPIGNLFHVVTSFTEMAYVVFLGQLDPLVGLTQFVLPVLLGNTIGGILLVTVVNYFQTSERRLESARFEGNERQLSMREWLFGGYAGRSYVPLIDTAESTAVDNGETYRVLVPISNPRTESRIVDLACTLANNHENAVVHAVHIVQVPERRSMRYGSGRNQRIVSESEKQMKGIRETVSSYDIGCETSTVVSHRSFEDVFDTAERERADLVVLGWGDDLPWGAGRAEGRISKLTSNLPSDFLVLKDRELDTSRILLPTAGGPDSDLSAEVARTLEQADGSSISLLHVVDDAEERADGRAFLANWAAEHGLENADLTIDDSGDVEGAICREAADNSLVIIGATESGLLSRLVSDSLHMDVVNEVDSSVLLAERPSKRNVVRRLLGR, encoded by the coding sequence ATGAGTAATCCCGACCAGGAGCGGACGGACCACGATCCGCCCAACCAGGAACAACAGCGGGCTCGCGAGCCGCCCGAACAGGAACAGGTTCGAGAGGCGGTCGAACGGTCCAGAAGCGGTGCTCCGGCCGTGGGGGCGGTCGTCCGGGATCGCTTCTCCGCCGACGAGGTCTTTCAGCGGATCGTCGCCGCGGCGGACGAGGAGGTCACCTCGGGGAGCCGCGAGCTTTTCTTCAGCGGTATCGCCGCCGGATTCGCGATCTCGATCACGGTCCTGCTGTACGCCTCGCTGTACGGCTCGACCGACGGCCACCCGATACTGAGCGCCTTGCTCTATCCGCTCGGGTTCGTCTACATCATCATCGGCGGCTACCAGCTCTACACCGAGAACACGCTGCCGCCGGTCGCGCTCACCTTAGAGCGGATCGCCAGCCTTCCCGCCCTCCTGCGCCACTGGTCGATCGTGCTGGCCGGGAACTTCACCGGCGGCCTGATCGGCGCAGCGGTGCTCGCCTGGGGCGGCGTGTTTTCCCCCGAGGCGGCCGAGGCGGCGATGCATCTCGGGACCCACGGCCCGGAGACGCCGTGGTGGGACCTGTTCTTCAAGGCCGCCTTCGCCGGCCTGATCGTCGCCGGCGTCGTCTGGGTGGAGTACTCCGCCCGCGAGACGATCGCCAGGATCGTGATCGTCTACATGGCCTTCCTCGCGATCCCGATCGGGAATCTGTTCCACGTCGTCACCTCCTTCACCGAGATGGCCTACGTCGTCTTCCTCGGCCAACTCGATCCGCTCGTCGGCCTGACCCAGTTCGTCCTGCCGGTCCTACTCGGGAACACCATCGGAGGTATCCTCCTGGTGACCGTCGTCAACTACTTCCAGACGAGCGAGCGACGACTCGAGTCGGCCCGGTTCGAGGGGAACGAGCGCCAGCTCTCGATGCGGGAGTGGCTGTTCGGGGGCTACGCCGGCCGCTCGTACGTCCCCCTGATCGATACCGCCGAGTCGACCGCGGTCGACAACGGCGAGACCTACCGCGTGCTCGTCCCGATCTCGAACCCCCGAACCGAGTCGCGGATCGTGGATCTGGCCTGTACGCTGGCGAACAACCACGAGAACGCGGTGGTTCACGCCGTCCACATCGTCCAGGTACCCGAGCGCCGATCGATGCGGTACGGTTCCGGGCGCAACCAGCGGATCGTCTCCGAATCCGAGAAGCAGATGAAGGGGATTCGAGAGACGGTCTCCTCGTACGATATCGGCTGTGAGACCTCGACGGTCGTCTCTCACCGGTCGTTCGAAGACGTCTTCGACACCGCAGAGCGCGAACGAGCGGACCTCGTCGTCCTCGGCTGGGGAGACGATCTCCCGTGGGGAGCGGGCCGTGCCGAGGGGCGGATCAGCAAGCTGACCAGTAACCTCCCCAGTGACTTCCTCGTCCTCAAGGACAGAGAACTGGACACGTCACGCATCCTCCTCCCGACCGCGGGCGGTCCGGACTCGGACCTCAGCGCCGAAGTCGCCCGAACGCTCGAGCAGGCCGACGGGTCGTCCATCTCCCTCTTGCACGTCGTCGACGACGCCGAGGAACGCGCGGACGGCCGGGCGTTCCTCGCGAACTGGGCCGCCGAACACGGCCTCGAGAACGCGGACCTCACGATCGACGACTCGGGCGACGTCGAGGGGGCGATCTGTCGCGAAGCGGCCGATAACTCGCTCGTGATCATCGGCGCGACGGAGTCGGGACTGCTCTCGCGGCTCGTGAGCGATTCCCTCCACATGGACGTCGTCAACGAGGTCGACAGTTCGGTCCTGCTCGCCGAGCGACCCAGCAAACGAAACGTCGTCCGGCGGCTGTTGGGCCGCTAG
- a CDS encoding aldo/keto reductase: MEYTTLGSTGMAVSRLCLGCMSFGSSDWREWVLEDEESTEIIDRALDLGINFFDTANMYSRGESERILGEALEGRREETVVATKGFFRMRDDDPNSGGLSRKAIEQELAASRDRLGMETIDLYQLHRWDYDTPIETTLRTLDDAVRRGHVRYIGASSMWAHQFADALHTSDSLGLERFVTMQNHYNLVYREEEREMLPLCENEAVGVLPWSPLARGYLTRPHEEIDATTRGETEEHLYDHPYREGGGQEINERVADLADDKNATMAQIALSWLLHQEWVDAPIVGTTSVEHLEQAVEALEIELTDSDLEHLEEPYEPVPVSGHR; encoded by the coding sequence ATGGAATACACGACCCTCGGTTCGACCGGCATGGCGGTCAGTCGCCTCTGTCTCGGCTGCATGAGCTTCGGCTCGAGCGACTGGCGCGAGTGGGTTCTCGAGGACGAGGAGAGCACGGAGATCATCGATCGGGCGCTCGACCTCGGGATCAACTTCTTCGACACGGCGAACATGTACTCGCGGGGCGAGTCCGAGCGCATCCTCGGCGAGGCGCTCGAGGGCCGCCGCGAGGAGACGGTGGTCGCGACGAAGGGCTTCTTCCGGATGCGCGACGACGATCCGAACTCGGGCGGGCTCTCCCGGAAGGCGATCGAACAGGAGCTGGCGGCCAGCCGCGACCGACTGGGAATGGAGACGATCGACCTCTACCAGCTCCACCGCTGGGATTACGACACGCCGATCGAGACGACCCTCCGGACGCTCGACGACGCCGTGCGACGGGGACACGTCCGCTACATCGGGGCCTCCTCGATGTGGGCCCACCAGTTCGCCGACGCGTTGCACACGAGCGACTCGCTGGGACTCGAACGGTTCGTCACGATGCAGAACCACTACAACCTCGTCTACCGCGAGGAAGAGCGGGAGATGCTGCCGCTGTGTGAGAACGAAGCCGTCGGCGTTCTCCCGTGGTCGCCGCTGGCTCGGGGCTACCTGACGCGCCCGCACGAGGAGATCGACGCGACCACCCGCGGCGAGACGGAGGAGCACCTGTACGACCACCCCTACCGCGAGGGCGGCGGCCAGGAGATCAACGAGCGCGTCGCCGATCTGGCCGACGACAAAAACGCGACGATGGCCCAGATCGCACTCTCGTGGCTGCTCCACCAGGAGTGGGTCGACGCGCCGATCGTCGGGACGACCAGCGTCGAACACCTAGAGCAGGCCGTCGAAGCCCTCGAGATCGAGCTCACCGATTCGGATCTCGAGCACCTCGAGGAGCCGTACGAGCCGGTGCCGGTGTCCGGACACCGCTGA
- a CDS encoding urease accessory protein UreF — translation MTTDPGSFLTALRLSDSFLPVGGYTASYGLEQYLNEDRIETGDDLRALLAAYLRRVVGPCETVALASAHAASGDGELERLLAVDERLHAVTMPREFRESSTKAGAKLSELVGSGSIEGAEPREEGDAGRAAPSPAADGGDLTAAMADAIETDATPGHYPVVFGVVSQSRGVARLEACLSHAYSFVTGLLGAAQRLGRFGHTEIQSVLESLEPVITAVCERHVDDDAAAMASFAPLAEIMGMRHERAGRRLFMS, via the coding sequence ATGACCACTGATCCCGGCTCCTTCCTGACGGCGCTTCGACTCTCGGACTCGTTTCTCCCCGTCGGCGGGTACACGGCCTCCTACGGCCTCGAGCAGTATCTCAACGAGGACCGAATCGAGACCGGCGACGACCTTCGGGCGCTGCTCGCGGCCTATCTCCGGCGCGTGGTCGGCCCCTGCGAAACCGTCGCGCTGGCGAGCGCACACGCCGCGAGCGGCGACGGGGAACTCGAGCGACTGCTGGCCGTCGACGAGCGACTCCACGCGGTGACGATGCCCCGGGAATTCCGCGAGAGTTCGACGAAGGCGGGTGCGAAGCTCTCCGAACTGGTCGGTTCGGGCTCGATCGAGGGTGCGGAGCCTCGCGAGGAGGGAGACGCGGGACGCGCCGCCCCGTCGCCGGCGGCCGACGGCGGCGACCTCACGGCTGCCATGGCCGACGCGATCGAGACCGACGCGACCCCCGGCCATTACCCGGTCGTCTTCGGTGTCGTCAGTCAGTCGCGGGGGGTCGCACGGCTCGAGGCCTGCCTCAGCCACGCGTACTCGTTCGTCACCGGGCTGCTGGGCGCGGCGCAGCGGCTCGGGCGGTTCGGCCACACGGAGATCCAGTCGGTGCTCGAGTCGCTCGAACCGGTCATCACCGCGGTCTGCGAACGCCACGTCGACGACGACGCGGCGGCGATGGCTTCCTTCGCGCCGCTGGCCGAAATCATGGGAATGCGCCACGAACGCGCCGGAAGACGGCTGTTCATGAGCTAA
- a CDS encoding MarR family winged helix-turn-helix transcriptional regulator has product MSTDVGTPEGDTARELVRFVTQETRFALLSNILQHPEGLPSMYELEQLNPSVSEATVYKHVQKLIDAGIVESVVLPEDERQQGYPWTFYRLTDEGRALLDDHNLLAAEETLKRIYETISDKPEKMIKYENAPRPDVE; this is encoded by the coding sequence ATGAGCACCGACGTGGGGACGCCGGAGGGGGACACCGCCCGCGAACTCGTCCGCTTCGTGACCCAGGAGACGCGGTTCGCACTGCTTTCCAATATCCTCCAACACCCCGAGGGGCTGCCGTCGATGTACGAACTCGAGCAGTTGAACCCGAGCGTGAGCGAGGCGACGGTCTACAAGCACGTCCAGAAGCTGATCGACGCCGGAATCGTCGAATCGGTCGTGCTCCCGGAAGACGAGCGACAGCAGGGCTACCCCTGGACGTTCTACCGACTGACCGACGAGGGGCGGGCCCTCCTCGACGATCACAACCTGCTCGCGGCCGAGGAGACGCTCAAACGGATCTACGAGACGATTTCCGATAAACCCGAGAAGATGATCAAGTACGAGAACGCGCCCCGCCCCGACGTCGAGTAG
- a CDS encoding ABC transporter permease, which produces MSRERERGPESSRRGPNPPTRPDGGTDLGSTRGARWAIARRELRSLRSEKTIVLALAIQLFIAGFSSFLVVGLVSLYDPGSVDGYQTDVAVTGDDTETLLAVANERDGVTARYYSNRADAYEAFEYGRTSAVLDANRNDDGRLSVRVTAPEEGLRTTLLVVQLRDTLEHVERVERQQNADAGRLEQSPVPVPDSIQASPYAGFTYTILLPLLCFLPVFISGSIVVDSLIEERQRGTLELLRVAPLSLADVIDAKLLAIATLAPLQAVAWLLLLAVNGTAIAAPVALVVLVAALSLLVVTVGVAVALWAPDRRQAQLLYSMATVGALVVATGLPEHPANTVAKFAIGNPTTTTWGLLGAYCLLAIAAFIVLGRGIGRLDPDSL; this is translated from the coding sequence TTGTCGCGTGAGCGCGAGCGGGGGCCCGAGTCGAGCCGACGCGGGCCGAACCCGCCGACGAGACCCGACGGCGGTACCGACCTGGGATCGACCCGGGGTGCCCGCTGGGCGATCGCCCGCCGGGAGCTGCGCTCGCTGCGCTCCGAGAAGACGATCGTTCTGGCGCTGGCGATTCAGCTGTTCATCGCCGGGTTCTCGTCGTTCCTCGTCGTCGGGTTGGTCTCGCTGTACGATCCCGGTTCGGTCGACGGCTATCAGACGGACGTCGCCGTCACGGGGGACGACACCGAGACCCTCCTCGCGGTCGCGAACGAGCGAGACGGCGTCACCGCCCGATACTACAGCAACCGGGCGGACGCCTACGAGGCGTTCGAATACGGCCGCACCTCGGCCGTCCTCGACGCGAATCGGAACGACGACGGCCGACTCAGCGTCAGGGTCACCGCGCCCGAGGAGGGGTTGCGAACGACCCTGCTCGTCGTCCAGCTTCGGGACACCTTAGAGCACGTCGAGCGCGTCGAGCGCCAGCAGAACGCCGACGCCGGTCGACTCGAGCAGTCGCCCGTTCCCGTCCCGGATTCGATTCAGGCGAGCCCGTACGCGGGCTTTACGTACACGATCCTGCTACCGCTGCTGTGCTTCCTGCCGGTGTTCATCAGCGGCTCGATCGTCGTCGACTCGCTGATCGAGGAGCGACAGCGAGGCACCCTCGAGCTGCTCCGGGTCGCCCCGCTCTCGCTGGCGGACGTGATCGACGCGAAGCTCCTCGCGATCGCGACGCTGGCGCCGCTGCAGGCAGTCGCCTGGCTCCTCCTGCTGGCGGTCAACGGAACCGCGATCGCAGCGCCCGTGGCGCTGGTCGTGCTGGTGGCCGCGCTCTCCCTGCTCGTCGTCACCGTCGGCGTGGCGGTCGCGCTGTGGGCCCCTGATCGGCGGCAGGCCCAGTTGCTCTACTCGATGGCTACCGTCGGTGCGCTGGTCGTCGCGACGGGACTGCCCGAACACCCCGCCAACACCGTCGCGAAGTTCGCGATCGGTAACCCGACGACGACGACGTGGGGACTGCTCGGGGCGTACTGCCTGCTGGCGATCGCCGCGTTCATCGTGCTCGGGCGGGGTATCGGTCGTCTCGATCCCGACTCGCTGTAG
- a CDS encoding YgaP-like transmembrane domain, with protein MERNVGGSDRIVRGVLGTWLLAVAVAAVLADRRATAVTATIAAAGLLFNATTRFCGGNYLLGIDTTDSASCSRE; from the coding sequence ATGGAACGAAACGTCGGCGGATCGGATCGAATCGTCAGGGGCGTCCTCGGAACCTGGTTGCTCGCGGTCGCCGTCGCGGCGGTTCTCGCCGATCGGCGCGCGACTGCCGTGACTGCGACGATCGCGGCCGCCGGCCTCCTGTTCAACGCGACCACCCGGTTCTGCGGCGGGAACTACCTGCTCGGCATCGATACGACCGACTCGGCGTCCTGTTCGCGGGAGTAA